Part of the Aquila chrysaetos chrysaetos chromosome Z, bAquChr1.4, whole genome shotgun sequence genome is shown below.
GACATAGGCTTCCTCATTGTTTGGTGACCTCATTTCACTGGTGGGCAGCATCTGGGATGCGGTGTCACCATTTAGGGGCTCTGGTCCAGGCTGGCCAGAGGGATCTTGGGGAGGAGCGGAGGAAAGGTTGAAACCATCCTTGCACAGGGGCACCCCGCTGCTGTGGCACACTTCGTACGTGCTGGAGCCGCAGTTGCCTTCGGTGACTGCAAACTGGCTGGTGCCCAGGAGTCTGTGCAGGGCTTCAGCTGGCCAGATTCCTCCATAAGTCACAGAGGGGTTTAGGTTGCTTTTGTCTGTCATCACAGGGATCATCTTCAGGTCTGATCCATTCCTAAATTTTTCTGGAAGGTTTGCCTCTGGAGCAGTTGATGGCTGCAGAAAATTTTCCAGTTCAGCTTTTGCTCGAATGCCATCCACTTTATGGATATGAACGTAACCAAAACTCTCCGGGTTAAAGCTTATATCAAAATTCTGCATGGCAAAGGGAACAGCATGGTCAGTTAACAGTGGGTATTAGCTTAAGAGAAAAGGTACTTTAATAATTCATTTGATTTTAGAAGGGtacttattatttctttaactCTGAAAGTAACTGTGAGCAGGCTGAATGATAGGTTAGCAGAGAATAAAATATCATGTGGCTTAAAATCCTTTTCCATATTAATCTGAATCTACCCAGGGGCCTCCTGAAGGCAGCGTCACCGGAGTGCGTTTTCCGCTCTACACAATGTGGTGGGAACTGGTGTTTCAGAGACTTTTCTGAGCCATGTATCTATTGCATGTCTGCCATTTCACAGGAATGAGTGTGCCAACCCAGGTGGTTCCCTTCAGTTTTATCTTCTCAGTTTAGCAGTGAGGGAAGTAAAAGTTTGCCACGACTTCCTGAAACACATTAAGAATCCCTGCACTGAGGAGCACGGCGGGTGGGAGAGTCATCTTAGACCTCTTATTAAATTAAGAACATGCTGATAATGTACCAACTGGAGAGAATTGCACTGATGAGTTTCTTAGTGAAAAAATGCACTAGCCACATAGTTTTAAGGCAATGGGTTAATCCCATACCTTACAGTTTATAACATTTGTCCATCTGGCTTTTATCTGGCAGAGCAGTTAATGTACTGCATGGTGTATGAGCAATTCTGCTGGCTGTGTAAGGGTACACGGGCATCACCAGGGATGTTTGCAAAGGggccccatccagccccatgGCCACACTTCCATAGAATCACCAAAGCATCTCAGTTGGAAATGACCTCGGGAGTCCAACGGGTGCAACCTTCTGCCAGAAGCAGGACCTGGATTGGGTTATCCAGAGCCCTATCAAGCCAAGCCTTGAACATTTCCAGCAAAGGAGAACCTACGTCTTCTCTGGACAACCTACACAATGTTTAATTGTTCTCAtggagaaagatttttcttttatattcagATGAAGTTTGCCCTGAAGCAGCatgtgcctgttgcctctggtcctgtcaccATGCAGTCTTGTGGCAAGAGCACCTCCATCTAACTACACTTTAGGTATTGGAAGGTTGTGATCAGTAGTCCCCACCCTGAGCTTCCTCTTTTCTATAAACAAACTCAATTCCTTCAACCTTTCTTCATATATCAAGTTCTCCAGCCCTCTGTAATTACTTTGCACAAGTCAAAGCTCAGGCACTAGTTGAATTGTCTGTTATTTCCATACCCTCGAGTAGAATCTGCCTGTGAAAATGTGGACTCTCTTGAGTGAAATGtagaagtaatttctgaaagatgTCTCAGTTCATGCAGCAAATGCATGTACTATCTCTCATGAGTGTTAATTTTGTTCCCAATACTCCATACTCAGGTGAAAACAACAGTGGAGGTACATACATTTTTTGGCTTCTTGCATAGTTGCTCCAGCGTTTTTTTGTGATCAGGAAGGTTTGGCCACACAGCAGGCTTGATCCTGAAACAGCAACAGTAGATGAATAGAAGTTCAAGAGCAGCAAAAGAGGGACTTGTTGAGATATCAGAAGTTGTTGCATCACTTGTCCTAATTCTCACAAAGCCTTAGGGTTAGCTTACATTACTCAGAATAACAACAGAGAAGtctcagaataaaacaaagacaGGGGAAGATGAGTTATGAAGGTCACCGAATATTCATTGTTCGTTTGAGGGCACAAATTGTCACAGTTAAAAGAAGACACTTCACCAAGTACTGGAAAAGCAACAAATTATGCTGGCGAAGAACTCATTTGCATCTAGCTGTGTTAACAGGGTTTTGCATGGTGAAAACAATTTctgcaagtaaaaaaaagatgctgtggTTAAGGTGCAAATTTGCTGATATTTGCCTCTGCATGTTTACATAAGTCAAAGAACTGCATACTGTCCCACTCCTTGGCCAGCTATCTGTATCGTAGCCTTGTCCCACAGGTCTCATTTTTAGTGCTTTGATTAGCGAAGTTCTTGTGTTGTGCTGCTGCAAACCCTTAGCTATGATGCATCTAGAGGATATTGCCTGACTGACATTCAATGTTGCAGTGATATAAATACAGCTATAGAtgtatatgaatatatatttcattttatatatgtctgtatatgtggatatatatacacacacatataaacccctcttctttttaaaagggaaatctCTGCATTCAAAAATTCTCACCAGCTAAAAGCCTggtttttcagcagttttacaCAAGCAGAACTTCTAGCAAAGTTAGAGAACTGCAGGTGCTCAGCAACAGTAAAAAGGAAGAGCTAGAAATCTCAAGCCACATTTATACttgcaaataaaacagcacCAGGGAGCATTCCCTGGCAGATAACTCCAGTGtctaaaatgtttaattattaaaattgttcttGGCATGGTTAGACTGGGGCCAAGGCAATCCCCGTGTGTAATTCAGGAGTTAGCACAACCCAAGTGTTGTCCCCAAAAAGCAGCTTGCCTGCAGCCATCTCCCTGGATGTCAGTGGAGCTGGATGCCATGGACGGGCTGCTCTGAATGCTTCCAAACAGCCCTGGGCTTTCTGCCTAGTGAGGGGTTCATCTCCTATGCTTAAACTTGGGACTTTTTTGCTTCAGATTCTGGTTTCACTAGATTATCTACATATCtgttaattttctgaaatttgtgaACTATCTATTCTATATAAACATACATAGCcacatactgaaaaatatatttacagctATCTATGTACTGCTGTATAGCCAATatatgaaaaaaccccaacgcAGACAAAGGACTGCCTGTGTAATGAACATATCTCTAGTCCCACTTCTGCCATGACTGCTTTCTTGGGGAATGAAGGGCCTGGTTTTGCCACATGGCTGGCTGGATGTGGACCCGCCCGGGCTAGTGGCTGATGCCATCAAGCCCTTGTTGCTGAGAgctctgccttgctgcttcCGAAAATGCTGCAGAGCAAACACCCTGCTGACTCAGCCTATGAAAGGGAAAGAGGCAATCTCCCCAGTATACCATTTCCACAGCTCTTGGGACTCTACTAAAACCTGCAGGTCGCTTTCTTTTCTGGATCTTGCTTAAAGCTTGAGTCAAATTTGACTCCAGTGAGACACTGACTCTGTAAGTGTTTCCTGGTGACTTCAGCTCCCCAAAGGTCTGAGTGTTCTGAGCCCAAGACTGAAGTCTGCTCAAAGTGGCAGGTCATCTTCTACCTGCCACCACCCTCTCTTGTATTGCCCACTTCTATTCTTCGCCTACCTTTGGCTTGATATAGAGGtccagagatggaaaaagaataGTTCACAAGTATAATAGGGAAAGCAATAAGACTGTCAGAACAGGATTGTCTTCCAACACTTTTTCTGATACAAAGAGACTTAGATTACCTGTTTTCCCAAAAAGTTACCATCAGGACAATCATGACAATGGACAGCATGAATCCCAGGATGGAGAGTATTACCACGACCACACTGCtatctatagaaaaaaaaaagaacatcagCCAATGCATGTAAATGTCTCACTGTTAAGCCACCGTAACTTGTAATGTCTCTTCAGACAATAAATTAGGAATTAATGCCAAGCATTGCACTTGCCTATCATTGTACTGGTGCAGTGGTgcatttttcctccctccctgaaggaggaaagaggtGGACTGCCGGAGCATCAGCACTTGGCTGAGCTCCAAGCTGGGGTGCCAGGTTGGATTAAAGCAGCTAGAAGTCTGCTATCACCTCCAGCACATTGAAGCCACCACTCATCGAGCCCttacagcagcactgaagtGAATTCACACACGTGTGATGCCGAGGTGCTCCTGGGGACTGAAGGGACCCCAAGGACCAGAAGAATTATTCATGTTTACAAGTGCAATGATGAGATTTTATCCCATATCATATTTGTGATTAACATGCCAGGTTCACACACAAATCCAGGGCCCTGAAATGGGTCAtgtttcactgctttttgtGCCTTACCTAAAACGCCCAGTGCAAGCTGGTCCTCCTCTCTGCACGCCAACAGGCAGCAAGCAGGAGTGAGTCAGCCTTCACCTCCCTTTGCACCTCCCTCATGCCCTTACAGCAGCACTTCATCTGATCTTATCACCCATGAATGAGATTTAACTTCACGTGGAGAGTCAGCCCCAGACCAGAGTGACACAGTCACTTTCTGGGTCATCTCCTCTGGGGTGTCTGGTGCCTGTAAGGGCTGACCCTGCTGTGACCGCAAGCTCTTCCCTCCCCATGCTCTCgtcactgctgctgccagggctggccaGGGAGCTGAGGACCCTtagctctgctttcttcaagGTGGACCAAAGCGATTTCTGCCCTTACAGGTCTCTGTGGAGTGCAGCTCCCTTGTGGTCCTGAAGCTCTTGGAAGTGCTCCATTCACTCCACATGCCCTTAAAATAATCTCCGTTGGGCTGCGAACGTACTTTCACCTCATACGATGCATCATTTTCAAGGTTTTTCCCCAGTAACTTTACCTGAAGGTATGGTGACTCTATTGtctaaacacacaaaaaattccAATTATTCTTCTAGAAGACACAGGAGAAGTATCTTTGAGTTTCAGCAAAATGTGCAAGATCAGGTACATCCCTGCAATACTGTGCTGTTTGCTCCCTGTCTTTGGTTATTACACAGGTGGTCGTCACGGCATCAGTCTAGTTTAACAGCAAGGTATTCCAAACAGTATCGAGAACAGAGACGAACACTGGATAAAAGCTCTTTGGAAAACAGCTGGAAGTATTAACCATGCTTTGCTACTGCCAACACTGCAGTGCAAAATACATGCTTCCCTGGGAGAGCTCAgaagagatgggggggggggggggggggggggaaacatgTTTGTGCAGCATAAAAAGACAACTTCTGAAAGAGCAGCTACAGGAAAGAAGCTGGAATCCCACAGTGCAGCTCTGGTGCTCTTCGTTTCCATGTATTTGGTTGCCTGCATTCTTTTTCTAGTTACGGGTCTCCTGTGTTCCCTCTGCAAAAAACAGGTGTAGTCCACGCTttcaaacccccccccccccccatctagACTAGTGTTTGCACGGCTGCCCAAACCAGATCCAGTTCACCGGCAGCTGCAGCCTGAAACATGGTCTGAGGGTGGaagagctgcagggctgcaccTAAAGCCTGGAGAGGCTCAGTGAAAAAGGGACACGAAGAAACTGTTGTTAAGAAAAGGGGTCATACGATTTACTGACTGATGAGCACAGAAAACGAGAGCAAAACCACCACAGCAAAGAGCAAGCCATCCAAACACTTAGGATGGCTTGTTACATTATGTCTTCTCCTCCCACTGCAAAGCCCAAATGAATGAAACTTTGTTAGCCCAGAGAAGTGTCTAACAGACATGGGTGCTGTCGGTGTGGAATTGTTTCAAGTGATGAAATTTCCAAATGCCAAATATTGCACCTTTCCAAGTTTTCAGCTGGAGAACTGTAGAAATGCAGATTTGAGGGTTTTTACCTGATACTGGTATTTCTGATAAcgtttaatttcagaaattggTGTAAGTTCACCAACACATCATCGCTTACCTTCCAAGTACCTTCTTCTTGTCTATAGGCTATTTGGTGTATTAATTTGTCCTTTAAGTATTTCTTCCATGCGTGTGGTGTACTATAATGAATAAGATATTCATTTGCCTCCTTTTGATATGTGATGTTTATATTGAATGGTACTTCAGGCTTAACTGCAAATGATAACAAACCAGAATATAACAGGAGTAGAACAATGTTACTACACAATAAACAGGTTttgaaaagtcaaaacaaagtcCACTTCAAGTTTCAACCCCTGCAGGGTGACCTATCTTGAGCGAGGGCTGGCCTGAGCTGCGTGAGCCTCATGCTGAGCCCCAGCTCATCCTTACACCTTGCTCCTGAGAGGGGCTCGATTttgagctgctggagcagcagtgtGACCAGCAGGGATGGTGCTTCCCAGGGATGTGACACTTAGTCTTGGAAAGCAATTCCTGAGCATGCTTACCCCTGCCATAGCACTGCTTGAAGACGTGACATTCAGTCCCTCTAACCAGTGCTCTGAGACAGAGATCCTATGGCAAAACCCATCGCTGCCCTGGGAGGAAGGCACTGCGGAGGGTACGGGTACAATTGCCGGGACAGAGTAAGGGACAAAGTTTAACAGTATTAGATATACCAGAGGGGACTGTGGCTCCAGGCCCTTGCTATGAACACACACTTGACCAGGTCTGCAGAAGACTGTGTCAAATGACCATCTATGCAAGTACAATCATGTCCAAAATGCAGCCCTCAGGACTCTTTCCaagctgtgctggagctggaTGTGACTGAGGTCTGCAGGGACTGGTGTCTGTGCCACTGAGGCTTCCTAAATGCTCCATGTAAAGTCCATCAGCTCTCACAGAAACAGAGACCCCACAGCTCTCTCCTCTCAGGAAAATGCATATAACCAGAAATTACGCCCAGTCCTTCTGCAACCCCCAATACTTAATCCTTACATGCAGAGCCCACAGTTTCTAGAGGAGACACCACCAGAGATGGTCCAGGCTGGCCCATAAACAGAGGTAATGTAAGATTGTCACAAAATTATTGGACCGGGGCAGAAATTTTTCATAAGAGATTGATGTCACAATGCCTATTGCCAAAAGAAGGCAAAGCAATGTGGCaccagagcagaacagagctgcccTACACGGGCTCCTCTGCAACCCTCAAATGAGACCAACTCCCAAGAGGGATAGGTCCTAAGAAGCCCCTCTTTCTTGGCTCAGGCAGGTCCCCAACATGGCTTTGACAAGCCCATTCATGGGCTCTCGTTGTCCCTTCTGCACTGCAGGATGCCTGAGCACCTCATTCAAACAACAGGCTCCACCAAGAAGCAAGGTGTGAAAAAGTGAAGTCTTGCAACCTTGCGGTCCCTGTGCTACTGA
Proteins encoded:
- the IL7R gene encoding interleukin-7 receptor subunit alpha isoform X1, which gives rise to MTQTSTVLSIFVLFLHTTFGESGCTSADGDGTFGDDEPDNFEFDCFSQLEFKDSYSSLTCNFTELPPHHTNYSLALCTKEDSNYVCFNMEKQEDAYFLQFTDILSNKDICMVSEMKRRVCRSLVVTDIVKPEVPFNINITYQKEANEYLIHYSTPHAWKKYLKDKLIHQIAYRQEEGTWKTIESPYLQVKLLGKNLENDASYEVKVRSQPNGDYFKGMWSEWSTSKSFRTTRELHSTETYSSVVVVILSILGFMLSIVMIVLMVTFWENRIKPAVWPNLPDHKKTLEQLCKKPKNNFDISFNPESFGYVHIHKVDGIRAKAELENFLQPSTAPEANLPEKFRNGSDLKMIPVMTDKSNLNPSVTYGGIWPAEALHRLLGTSQFAVTEGNCGSSTYEVCHSSGVPLCKDGFNLSSAPPQDPSGQPGPEPLNGDTASQMLPTSEMRSPNNEEAYVTMSSFYKIQ
- the IL7R gene encoding interleukin-7 receptor subunit alpha isoform X2 is translated as MTQTSTVLSIFVLFLHTTFGESGCTSADGDGTFGDDEPDNFEFDCFSQLEFKDSYSSLTCNFTELPPHHTNYSLALCTKEDSNYVCFNMEKQEDAYFLQFTDILSNKDICMVSEMKRRVCRSLVVTDIVKPEVPFNINITYQKEANEYLIHYSTPHAWKKYLKDKLIHQIAYRQEEGTWKTIESPYLQVKLLGKNLENDASYEVKVRSQPNGDYFKGMWSEWSTSKSFRTTRELHSTETYSSVVVVILSILGFMLSIVMIVLMVTFWENRIKPAVWPNLPDHKKTLEQLCKKPKNPSTAPEANLPEKFRNGSDLKMIPVMTDKSNLNPSVTYGGIWPAEALHRLLGTSQFAVTEGNCGSSTYEVCHSSGVPLCKDGFNLSSAPPQDPSGQPGPEPLNGDTASQMLPTSEMRSPNNEEAYVTMSSFYKIQ